A portion of the Candidatus Krumholzibacteriota bacterium genome contains these proteins:
- a CDS encoding PTS sugar transporter subunit IIA — protein MESEKLASFFEEDLCLFHLRSKKKNSVLQEMVRHLKKTGRVSDEQFIMEMLKNRESLGSTGLGLGVAFPHGRSLAIRKLTVLFGQSTAGIDFEALDGRPVNVFFLILAPSDKGADTYLALLSELIALIQKPDKLDRLLKVKDFESLIDILDGKE, from the coding sequence ATGGAATCAGAAAAACTCGCTTCGTTTTTCGAAGAAGATCTTTGTTTGTTTCATCTGCGCTCGAAAAAGAAGAACTCTGTTCTTCAGGAGATGGTGCGCCATCTCAAGAAGACTGGCAGGGTCTCTGATGAACAATTCATAATGGAAATGCTTAAAAACCGTGAAAGCCTTGGAAGCACCGGGCTTGGGCTGGGCGTAGCCTTTCCACACGGCAGATCCCTTGCCATTCGGAAGCTGACTGTCCTTTTCGGCCAATCAACGGCGGGGATCGATTTCGAAGCTCTCGATGGCAGACCAGTAAATGTCTTTTTTCTGATCCTCGCCCCTTCCGACAAAGGGGCAGATACATATCTGGCTCTTCTGAGCGAATTGATCGCTCTGATCCAAAAACCGGACAAACTCGACAGACTTCTAAAAGTAAAGGATTTCGAATCCCTGATCGATATCCTGGATGGAAAAGAATGA
- the rsgA gene encoding ribosome small subunit-dependent GTPase A translates to MPEGFVIRVKGADYYVATESGEVRCSVRGRFRIGKSPEETLPVVGDNVLFKEEGGSGTSGPTGVITSVGKRKSIFARGDSSGRKKIKVLGANIDFIFLVHSILRPELNIRLLDRMIVAAECDNITPLICINKIDLSTELDETEKKVEPYVRMGYEVIWCCALDGRGIDRLRTLMTGVRSMMAGPSGAGKTSLLAALEPGLDIRVGIVSEKTGKGKHTTTHFEFHPIVGGGYLGDTPGIREFGIWGLSKQTLSDCFRDFGDFVPECRFSMCTHSHEPGCGVKEAMERGDISRERYESYLRILEELPDRTQ, encoded by the coding sequence TTGCCTGAAGGCTTTGTGATAAGGGTCAAGGGGGCTGATTATTATGTCGCCACCGAATCCGGCGAAGTGAGGTGTTCGGTGAGAGGGCGCTTCAGGATAGGAAAAAGCCCGGAAGAGACTCTTCCCGTTGTCGGAGATAATGTGCTGTTCAAGGAAGAGGGAGGATCGGGGACAAGCGGACCGACCGGTGTCATCACCTCTGTGGGAAAAAGAAAATCGATATTTGCCAGGGGGGATTCTTCGGGAAGGAAGAAAATAAAGGTCCTTGGAGCGAATATCGACTTCATATTCCTCGTTCATTCGATACTTCGACCAGAGTTGAACATAAGGCTTCTTGACAGGATGATCGTGGCGGCTGAATGTGACAATATCACTCCGCTGATATGTATTAACAAGATAGATCTGTCCACAGAACTCGATGAGACTGAAAAAAAAGTCGAACCTTACGTCAGAATGGGGTATGAAGTGATCTGGTGCTGTGCTCTCGACGGCAGGGGGATCGATAGGCTTCGGACTTTGATGACCGGAGTGAGATCGATGATGGCGGGACCATCCGGAGCAGGAAAGACATCGCTTCTGGCCGCTCTTGAACCGGGGCTTGATATCAGGGTGGGAATTGTAAGTGAAAAAACAGGAAAGGGAAAGCACACGACGACACATTTCGAATTCCACCCGATCGTGGGAGGAGGATATTTAGGTGACACACCGGGGATCAGGGAATTCGGTATCTGGGGATTGTCAAAACAAACTCTTTCAGACTGTTTCAGGGATTTCGGAGATTTTGTTCCTGAATGCAGGTTTTCGATGTGTACTCACAGCCATGAGCCTGGATGCGGTGTAAAGGAAGCGATGGAACGGGGAGATATTTCAAGAGAGAGGTATGAAAGTTATCTCAGGATACTTGAAGAACTGCCCGACAGGACCCAGTAA